Proteins from a single region of Lysinibacillus sp. JNUCC-52:
- the prfA gene encoding peptide chain release factor 1: MFDRLQAVEDRYERLNELLSDPDIVNDSKKLREYSKEQSDIQETVDAYREYKSVKEQLVDTREMLDNEKDPDMHEMVKEEFNSLKEQQEELEERLRVLLIPKDPNDNKNVIMEIRGAAGGDEANIFAGDLFRMYSRYAETQGWKIDIMEATPNPMGGYKEVIFMINGQGAYSKFKFENGAHRVQRVPATESQGRIHTSTATVACLPEVEEVDVEIHEKDIRVDTFASSGAGGQSVNTTMSAVRMTHLPTGVVVSMQDERSQIKNREKAMKILRARVADKYLQEAQKEIDATRKSAVGSGDRSERIRTYNYPQNRVTDHRIGLTIQKLDQIVEGRLDEIIDTLILEEQASKLERLNDDL; the protein is encoded by the coding sequence ATGTTTGATAGACTACAAGCAGTAGAAGATCGTTATGAAAGGCTAAATGAGCTTTTAAGTGATCCAGATATTGTAAACGACAGTAAAAAATTACGTGAATATTCAAAGGAACAATCGGATATTCAGGAAACAGTTGATGCTTATCGTGAATATAAAAGCGTGAAAGAGCAACTAGTTGATACTCGTGAAATGTTAGATAACGAAAAAGATCCTGATATGCATGAGATGGTAAAGGAAGAATTCAACTCGTTAAAAGAACAGCAAGAAGAGCTAGAAGAACGTCTACGCGTATTGTTAATTCCAAAAGACCCGAATGACAATAAAAACGTAATTATGGAAATTCGTGGAGCAGCTGGCGGTGATGAGGCGAATATTTTCGCAGGAGATTTATTCCGCATGTATTCACGTTATGCTGAGACGCAAGGCTGGAAAATTGACATTATGGAAGCAACGCCAAACCCAATGGGCGGCTATAAAGAAGTCATTTTTATGATTAATGGGCAAGGCGCATATTCGAAATTCAAATTTGAAAATGGTGCACACCGTGTACAACGTGTACCAGCAACAGAATCACAAGGCCGTATTCATACTTCGACAGCGACAGTTGCATGCTTACCTGAAGTTGAAGAGGTAGATGTTGAAATCCATGAAAAGGATATCCGCGTAGATACGTTTGCTTCATCTGGTGCAGGTGGGCAATCGGTAAATACAACGATGTCTGCTGTACGTATGACCCACTTACCAACAGGTGTTGTTGTATCGATGCAGGATGAACGTTCACAAATTAAAAACCGTGAAAAAGCGATGAAAATTCTTCGTGCACGTGTAGCTGATAAGTATTTGCAGGAAGCTCAAAAAGAAATCGACGCAACACGTAAATCCGCAGTAGGCTCAGGCGATCGTTCAGAGCGTATTCGCACATACAATTATCCACAAAACCGCGTTACAGACCATCGTATTGGCTTAACGATTCAAAAGCTTGATCAAATCGTCGAAGGAAGACTGGACGAAATCATTGATACGCTTATCTTAGAAGAGCAAGCATCCAAGCTAGAGCGACTAAATGATGACCTATAA
- a CDS encoding thymidine kinase produces MAQLYYKHGAMNSGKSIEILKVAHNYEEQQKPVMMFTSGLDTRDEVGFVSSRVGLRQEAIPIYEDTNIFELVKNNVVKPYCVLVDEVQFLKKAHVLQLANIVDELDIPVMGFGLKNDFQNELFEGSQYMLTYADKIEEMKTICWFCHKKATMNLRVDENGKPVYTGDQIKIGGNDAYYPVCRKCHAHPPL; encoded by the coding sequence ATGGCACAGCTATACTATAAACATGGTGCGATGAATAGTGGTAAATCAATTGAAATTTTAAAAGTTGCACATAACTATGAAGAACAGCAAAAGCCTGTCATGATGTTTACATCTGGGCTCGATACGCGAGATGAGGTAGGTTTTGTTTCAAGTCGAGTAGGTTTACGACAAGAAGCTATTCCAATTTATGAGGATACGAATATTTTTGAACTTGTAAAAAACAATGTTGTAAAACCATACTGTGTTCTTGTAGATGAAGTGCAGTTTTTAAAAAAGGCTCATGTGCTACAATTAGCTAATATTGTCGACGAACTAGACATCCCTGTTATGGGCTTTGGCCTGAAGAATGATTTTCAAAATGAATTATTTGAAGGTAGTCAGTACATGCTTACATATGCAGATAAAATTGAAGAAATGAAAACGATTTGCTGGTTCTGTCATAAAAAAGCAACAATGAACTTGCGTGTCGATGAAAATGGCAAACCTGTTTATACAGGTGACCAAATAAAAATTGGTGGTAACGATGCTTACTATCCTGTTTGCCGTAAATGCCACGCACATCCACCGCTTTGA
- the rpmE gene encoding 50S ribosomal protein L31 gives MKQGIHPDYKEATVTCSCGNTFKTGSVKENIVVEFCNECHPFYTGRQKFASADGRVDRFNKKYGLKN, from the coding sequence ATGAAACAAGGAATTCATCCAGACTACAAAGAAGCAACAGTAACTTGCTCTTGTGGTAACACTTTCAAAACTGGTTCAGTGAAAGAAAACATCGTTGTCGAGTTCTGCAACGAATGTCACCCATTCTACACTGGCCGTCAAAAATTCGCGTCTGCTGATGGTCGCGTGGATCGTTTCAACAAAAAATACGGTCTTAAAAACTAA
- a CDS encoding NAD(P)/FAD-dependent oxidoreductase produces MPEELYDVTIVGGGPAGLYTAFYSGMRDLKTKIIEFSSQLGGRMLIYPEKMIWDVGGVKPILGGELIQQLIQQAKTFDPTIVLNQKIEKLEKLSDGTFILTSATGEKHYSKAIILAVGYGVLSMQKLEIEGADRYEVTNLHYTVQELEIFRNKHILISGGGNSAVDWANELESIAASVTIVHRRDEFGGHEKNVLRMRESSINVKTPYEVVQLHSDGDVIQYVSIVNKETDEMECVQVDAVVVNHGLKCDYGALEEWGLEIQDGVAIVNEKRETNIEGIYGAGDFIDHPSKVRLIAGAFTDGILALNSAKLFLEPDAPKVAYVSSHNIRFKERNKQIGLVDNDYREVRG; encoded by the coding sequence ATGCCAGAAGAATTGTATGATGTAACGATTGTTGGGGGTGGACCAGCAGGATTATATACAGCTTTTTATAGCGGGATGCGCGATTTAAAAACAAAAATTATCGAATTTAGCTCACAGTTGGGTGGTCGCATGCTTATTTATCCTGAAAAAATGATTTGGGATGTCGGAGGCGTAAAGCCTATTTTAGGTGGCGAGTTGATTCAGCAGCTTATACAACAGGCAAAAACGTTTGATCCAACAATTGTTTTAAATCAAAAGATAGAAAAATTAGAAAAGCTCAGTGATGGGACATTTATTTTAACATCCGCAACAGGCGAAAAGCATTATTCCAAAGCAATCATTTTAGCGGTTGGTTATGGTGTACTGTCAATGCAAAAGCTTGAAATTGAAGGTGCAGACCGCTATGAAGTAACGAATTTACATTATACTGTGCAAGAATTAGAGATTTTCCGCAATAAACATATCCTGATTTCAGGTGGCGGCAATTCCGCTGTCGATTGGGCGAATGAACTAGAATCTATTGCTGCTAGTGTAACAATAGTCCATCGTCGTGATGAATTTGGTGGTCATGAAAAAAATGTTTTACGTATGCGAGAATCCTCTATCAATGTAAAAACACCATATGAAGTGGTGCAATTACATAGTGATGGTGATGTCATACAGTATGTGTCCATTGTCAATAAAGAAACAGATGAAATGGAATGCGTGCAAGTAGATGCGGTTGTGGTGAATCATGGCTTAAAATGTGATTATGGTGCACTTGAGGAATGGGGATTAGAAATTCAAGATGGTGTGGCGATCGTCAATGAGAAACGTGAAACGAATATAGAAGGCATCTATGGTGCAGGTGATTTTATTGATCATCCTAGTAAAGTACGATTAATTGCTGGCGCGTTTACGGATGGTATTTTAGCGTTAAATAGTGCAAAATTATTTTTAGAGCCAGATGCCCCAAAAGTGGCGTATGTATCTTCGCATAATATTCGATTTAAAGAGCGCAATAAACAAATAGGATTAGTAGATAATGATTATCGCGAAGTGCGTGGTTAA
- a CDS encoding FecCD family ABC transporter permease, translated as MSNDFLTQNQQNVRRKNFLIIATLIVLIVVTFVMSMNTGVIKLTPMEVIRTLFGQGDAQQQLILFQFRLPRIVIGVLVGMGLAIAGAVLQGISKNALADPGILGINAGAGLAVMLYISFFPTTKSVPVYLLPVLAFIGAGLTAVLIYSLSYKRHEGITPMRLILTGVAVAAGISSAMIVLTLRLTPENYQFVATWLAGSIWGSNWRFVLSLLPWLLILFPFIYMKSRVLNILNLGEVTSIGLGASIEKERRWLLAASVGLAGASVSVSGGIGFVGLIAPHLARQLVGANHQFLLPTSALLGGFLVLLADTVGRSILEPSEIPAGIVVAVFGAPYFLFLLARLKE; from the coding sequence GTGAGTAACGACTTTTTAACACAGAATCAACAAAACGTCAGAAGGAAAAACTTCCTTATAATAGCTACACTAATCGTTTTAATAGTAGTTACCTTTGTAATGAGCATGAACACGGGTGTAATTAAACTGACACCAATGGAAGTAATACGTACGCTTTTTGGACAAGGCGATGCGCAACAGCAATTAATATTATTTCAATTTAGGCTTCCTAGAATTGTCATTGGGGTTTTAGTAGGGATGGGCTTAGCAATAGCAGGAGCTGTTTTACAGGGCATCTCAAAAAATGCTTTAGCAGATCCAGGTATTTTAGGTATTAATGCAGGAGCTGGTTTAGCTGTAATGCTTTATATTTCTTTTTTCCCAACGACTAAATCAGTACCCGTCTATTTGCTACCAGTACTAGCCTTTATAGGGGCAGGGTTAACAGCTGTGTTAATTTATTCTTTGTCTTATAAGCGCCATGAAGGTATAACACCAATGCGTTTAATTTTAACGGGTGTTGCGGTGGCAGCTGGCATTAGTTCAGCAATGATTGTGTTAACACTTCGCCTTACTCCTGAAAATTATCAATTTGTAGCTACGTGGCTTGCAGGTAGTATTTGGGGTTCAAATTGGAGGTTTGTCCTATCCTTATTACCATGGTTATTAATTTTGTTCCCATTTATTTACATGAAATCACGGGTGTTAAACATACTCAATCTAGGAGAAGTAACATCGATTGGATTAGGTGCCTCTATTGAAAAGGAACGTCGTTGGCTATTAGCCGCATCAGTTGGATTAGCTGGAGCTAGTGTTTCTGTTAGCGGTGGAATTGGCTTTGTTGGATTAATTGCACCACATCTAGCTCGTCAACTTGTAGGAGCAAACCATCAATTTTTGCTTCCGACTTCAGCACTTTTAGGTGGCTTTTTAGTGTTATTAGCTGATACGGTAGGGCGCTCAATTTTAGAGCCTTCTGAAATACCAGCTGGAATTGTTGTAGCAGTTTTTGGGGCACCATATTTTTTATTTTTATTAGCTCGATTAAAGGAATAA
- a CDS encoding FecCD family ABC transporter permease translates to MTASTGVEGLSDIAELQKQSHPIRGIVALILGVIGLVFAIGLAISLGAADISLSTVWTAITQFSPELTTHQIIHDIRLPRVLGAALVGASFAVAGAIMQGMTRNPLADSGLLGLNSGAAFMLAVCFAFFPGMPYMYLILWSFVGAGLGVAIVYGVGSLSKGGLTPMRLVLAGAAVSALLGALGEGIALYYRIGQDLAFWYAGGVSGTMWSHLRILSPWILVAMIGALMLSRSITLLSLGEEIAIGLGQRTVVVKVWGMVIVLILAGAAVSVVGAVGFVGLIVPHFTRYIVGHDYRWIIACSLVYGALLVVLADLVARTINPPYETPIGALIALIGVPFFLYLARKGGKEL, encoded by the coding sequence ATGACTGCGTCGACAGGAGTAGAAGGGCTCAGTGATATAGCTGAGCTACAAAAACAATCTCACCCAATACGCGGAATAGTAGCTTTAATTTTAGGAGTTATTGGATTAGTATTTGCCATTGGCTTAGCCATCTCTTTAGGGGCAGCAGATATTTCATTAAGTACTGTTTGGACGGCAATTACGCAATTTTCACCAGAATTAACAACACATCAAATTATTCATGATATTCGTTTGCCACGAGTACTTGGAGCAGCGTTAGTAGGTGCAAGCTTCGCAGTTGCTGGTGCAATCATGCAAGGTATGACGCGCAATCCTTTAGCGGACTCAGGGTTATTAGGATTGAATTCTGGAGCGGCATTTATGCTTGCTGTCTGCTTTGCCTTTTTTCCTGGCATGCCCTATATGTATTTAATTTTATGGTCGTTTGTAGGTGCAGGTCTCGGCGTTGCGATAGTCTATGGTGTTGGCTCATTATCTAAAGGTGGCTTAACACCTATGCGTCTCGTTCTTGCTGGCGCTGCTGTAAGTGCTTTACTTGGTGCGTTAGGTGAAGGCATTGCGCTTTATTACCGCATTGGACAAGACTTAGCATTTTGGTATGCGGGTGGAGTATCTGGTACGATGTGGAGTCATCTTCGAATTTTATCGCCCTGGATATTGGTCGCGATGATTGGTGCGCTTATGCTATCCCGCTCAATTACATTGCTAAGCTTAGGTGAAGAAATAGCAATTGGGCTTGGCCAACGAACGGTTGTCGTAAAAGTGTGGGGGATGGTGATTGTTTTAATTTTAGCAGGGGCAGCAGTTTCAGTTGTAGGCGCTGTTGGTTTTGTAGGATTAATTGTTCCCCATTTTACGAGATACATAGTAGGACATGATTATCGATGGATCATCGCCTGTTCATTAGTATATGGAGCATTACTTGTTGTACTTGCTGATTTAGTTGCGCGTACTATTAATCCACCCTACGAAACGCCGATTGGTGCATTAATTGCTTTAATTGGGGTTCCATTCTTTCTTTATTTAGCCCGAAAAGGAGGAAAGGAACTGTGA
- a CDS encoding ABC transporter ATP-binding protein codes for MSVLEIEHVAIGYSSMLIVDDFSVAIPKGQISTIIGPNGCGKSTLLKAIARVLRTQNGTVFLDGKAIHQLKTKEVAKKMAILPQTATAPGGLTVFELISYGRFPHQGGLGTLRKEDYEYIHWAIDVTGLREFCDRPIEALSGGQRQRVWIAMALAQGTDILVLDEPTTYLDLAHQLDILLLLEKLNREEGRTIIMVLHDLNHASRFSHFMMAMRDGKLIGSGSPQEVMTKENLQTVFNINAEMAVCPYSKNPICLSYQLYNMKD; via the coding sequence ATGTCAGTATTGGAGATCGAACATGTGGCAATTGGTTACTCCTCGATGCTTATTGTGGATGATTTCAGTGTGGCCATTCCTAAAGGACAAATCTCAACAATAATTGGCCCAAATGGCTGTGGAAAATCTACTTTATTAAAGGCTATTGCGCGTGTATTACGAACACAAAACGGTACTGTCTTTTTAGACGGTAAAGCCATTCATCAATTAAAGACAAAAGAAGTGGCAAAAAAGATGGCAATTTTACCTCAAACAGCAACAGCTCCTGGGGGATTAACTGTTTTTGAATTAATATCATATGGCCGTTTCCCTCATCAAGGAGGGTTGGGTACATTGCGTAAGGAAGATTATGAATATATTCATTGGGCCATTGATGTTACAGGACTGAGAGAGTTTTGTGATCGGCCAATAGAAGCATTGTCAGGTGGTCAGCGCCAAAGAGTTTGGATTGCCATGGCATTAGCCCAAGGTACGGATATTTTAGTATTGGACGAACCGACTACCTATTTAGATTTAGCACATCAGTTAGATATTTTATTATTGCTTGAAAAGCTGAATCGGGAAGAGGGACGGACAATTATTATGGTATTGCATGATTTAAACCATGCGTCTCGTTTTTCTCATTTTATGATGGCGATGCGTGACGGGAAATTAATCGGAAGTGGCAGCCCTCAAGAAGTGATGACAAAGGAAAATTTACAAACTGTGTTCAATATCAATGCAGAAATGGCTGTCTGTCCATATAGTAAAAATCCAATTTGTCTATCGTATCAGCTATACAATATGAAAGATTAA
- a CDS encoding ABC transporter ATP-binding protein: protein MLLQRFFTYYRPYKGLFLLDFSCAILVALIELAFPLVLNKVIDDILPDGELKWIMMACGLLLLLYIFNSILDFIVSYWGHMLGINIETDMRREAFNHIQKLSFRYFDNNKTGHLVSRLTNDLMDIGELAHHGPEDMFVAMMTIIGSFCVMFYIDPTFTLLIFILVPIILVLTIIFGKLMSKAFHQMFSDIADFNARVENNVSGIRVVQAFTNEDHEKNRFKKNNEKFRATKLFSYKVMAWNEAISGILTKVLSLFTLFVGAYFVLKGYLTNGEFIAFILLSGILLGPINKINMFIESYPKGMAGFKRYIDFLETAPEIEDHPKAKQIESIDGNITFDRVSFGYTDTEHTLNNINLTIHSGETVALVGPSGAGKSTICSLLPRFYEVSEGSIKVDGLDIRDFKLHSLRSHIGIVQQDVFLFDGTIRENIAYGDLQASEEDIWYAAKRAQLEEMIQALPDGMDTLIGERGVKLSGGQKQRLSIARIFLKNPKILILDEATSALDTETEQAIQQALQELSKGRTTLVIAHRLATIKDADRIVVVSKKGIIEEGTHEQLMARKNAYYGLYTAQFGLQI, encoded by the coding sequence ATGTTACTACAACGTTTCTTTACTTATTACAGGCCATATAAAGGCTTATTTCTATTAGATTTCTCCTGTGCAATTTTAGTTGCCCTCATTGAGCTGGCATTTCCATTAGTTTTAAATAAAGTCATTGATGATATTCTTCCAGATGGTGAATTAAAGTGGATTATGATGGCATGTGGTTTGCTGTTATTGCTGTATATTTTTAATTCGATTTTAGATTTTATAGTTTCCTATTGGGGGCATATGCTAGGCATCAATATTGAAACGGATATGAGAAGGGAAGCGTTCAATCATATTCAAAAGCTCTCATTCCGCTACTTTGATAACAATAAAACGGGACATCTTGTCTCACGCTTAACAAATGATTTAATGGACATCGGTGAGCTTGCCCATCATGGTCCAGAAGATATGTTTGTTGCAATGATGACAATCATCGGTTCCTTTTGCGTAATGTTTTATATTGATCCTACCTTTACGCTATTAATCTTTATTCTTGTACCCATTATTCTTGTACTAACGATTATTTTTGGCAAGCTTATGTCGAAAGCATTTCATCAAATGTTCAGCGATATTGCGGACTTTAATGCTCGTGTAGAAAATAACGTCAGCGGTATTCGAGTAGTTCAAGCATTTACAAACGAAGACCATGAAAAAAACCGCTTCAAAAAGAATAATGAAAAATTCCGAGCAACCAAATTGTTTTCTTATAAGGTGATGGCTTGGAATGAAGCAATCTCTGGTATTTTAACGAAAGTCTTATCATTATTTACGCTATTTGTCGGCGCATACTTTGTATTAAAGGGCTATTTAACGAATGGCGAATTTATTGCTTTTATTCTTCTCTCTGGAATTTTACTCGGTCCAATTAACAAAATAAATATGTTTATTGAGAGTTATCCAAAGGGCATGGCTGGTTTTAAACGCTATATTGATTTTTTAGAAACAGCCCCAGAAATTGAAGACCATCCAAAAGCTAAGCAAATAGAGTCTATTGATGGCAATATTACGTTTGATCGAGTTTCATTTGGTTACACCGATACAGAGCACACATTAAATAATATTAATTTAACGATTCACTCTGGGGAAACAGTAGCGCTTGTTGGTCCATCTGGAGCGGGGAAATCAACTATTTGTAGCTTACTCCCACGCTTTTATGAGGTGAGTGAAGGTTCAATAAAAGTCGATGGGCTAGATATACGCGATTTTAAGCTTCATTCATTACGCTCCCATATCGGCATTGTACAACAGGATGTTTTTTTATTTGATGGTACGATTCGAGAAAACATTGCATACGGAGATTTACAGGCGAGTGAAGAAGATATTTGGTATGCGGCAAAACGAGCACAGCTTGAAGAGATGATACAAGCATTACCAGATGGAATGGATACGTTAATTGGTGAACGAGGCGTGAAGTTATCAGGTGGACAGAAACAGAGGCTGTCTATAGCACGTATTTTCTTGAAAAACCCCAAAATATTAATTTTGGATGAGGCCACTTCCGCTTTAGATACAGAAACAGAACAGGCTATTCAGCAAGCATTGCAAGAACTTTCCAAAGGACGTACAACATTAGTCATTGCACACCGCTTGGCGACAATAAAAGATGCAGACCGTATTGTCGTCGTTTCGAAAAAGGGGATTATAGAAGAAGGAACACATGAACAATTAATGGCTAGGAAAAACGCATATTACGGTTTGTACACAGCACAATTTGGTTTGCAAATCTAA
- a CDS encoding AraC family transcriptional regulator produces the protein MNYDAYMLLWENAHIKVKHMECVVNNSGQKKEVMKYSSLLIITVGEAEIVIGENPYYVQRFSIFHIGKSQTLHIKSKKPLNYFLIHYKGDVIYDDAFMQHLQMQYQPFQTEFSCIPANPIPIHTLLQDMFIKWQTGSIHDHLFVKASFYKLIYRIFQELTEGQGKPHEMDKVELARLYLEEHVQEPLLIQTLADSLQISTRHLLRVFKARYGIGPQIYLQQLKIKRAKQYLIANQYDIKQIAISLGYEDEYYFSRAFKKETSMAPSIYRLKYTAAMSEFTITNENHFQYNKNQLAQAKRFKIGENEVMMKKMLKHIKTPFLLSLLVLLAACGEDTKQPAENNDSVPKTEESETRTITDDSGREVEIPVKAQRIVTDWYLGQILALDVVPVGAVVANLDYAAFLKSYYKDGEITNIGTDGNASLEKILELKPDLIITWNPEDVEKYEKIAPTIVFSDTAYKSATDEVKAMGEFLGRQEEADAFVKDFENRVTNAQQKINDAIPEGATFTIFDVFEKNATVVGNTSVSGGRALYQILGVKPQEKVQELFDTKESNGGRYDISYEVVGDYVGDYVFVINFFNKGGQFPPTWTNLDVVKNNKTIPLEAEYYFASDPLSGLHQAEDLADKIVEFTKSQEK, from the coding sequence ATGAATTACGATGCTTATATGCTCCTATGGGAAAATGCCCATATCAAAGTAAAACACATGGAATGTGTAGTTAACAACTCGGGGCAAAAGAAAGAAGTAATGAAATACAGCTCGTTATTAATCATTACAGTTGGGGAAGCAGAAATTGTTATTGGAGAGAATCCTTATTATGTACAACGATTTAGCATTTTTCATATTGGAAAATCCCAAACATTACATATAAAATCAAAAAAGCCTTTGAACTACTTTCTTATTCACTATAAAGGTGATGTCATTTATGATGATGCTTTTATGCAACATTTACAAATGCAATATCAACCGTTTCAAACGGAGTTCTCATGTATACCTGCTAATCCAATTCCGATTCATACGTTACTACAAGATATGTTTATCAAGTGGCAGACAGGTTCTATTCATGACCATTTATTTGTCAAAGCATCCTTTTACAAGCTCATTTATCGGATATTTCAAGAGCTAACTGAAGGGCAGGGGAAGCCACATGAAATGGATAAAGTAGAATTAGCACGTTTATATCTAGAAGAGCATGTTCAAGAGCCGTTATTAATCCAAACGCTCGCTGATTCACTTCAAATTAGTACACGACATTTATTACGTGTGTTTAAGGCTCGTTATGGAATAGGGCCACAAATTTACTTGCAGCAACTCAAAATTAAACGTGCGAAACAATATTTAATTGCCAATCAATATGACATTAAACAAATAGCCATCTCTCTTGGATATGAGGATGAATACTATTTTAGTAGGGCCTTTAAAAAGGAGACAAGTATGGCGCCTAGTATTTATAGGCTGAAATATACAGCTGCTATGTCCGAATTCACTATTACAAATGAGAATCATTTTCAATACAATAAGAATCAGCTCGCGCAAGCAAAACGATTTAAGATTGGGGAAAATGAAGTCATGATGAAAAAAATGCTTAAACATATAAAGACGCCCTTTTTACTAAGTTTGTTAGTTTTACTAGCAGCATGTGGCGAGGATACAAAACAACCAGCTGAAAATAATGATAGTGTACCTAAAACGGAGGAGTCCGAGACTAGAACTATTACGGATGATAGCGGGCGCGAAGTAGAGATTCCAGTTAAAGCCCAACGTATTGTGACAGACTGGTATCTTGGACAAATACTTGCATTAGATGTTGTGCCTGTTGGGGCAGTAGTAGCTAATTTAGACTATGCAGCATTTTTAAAATCGTACTATAAAGACGGTGAAATTACGAATATCGGGACAGACGGAAATGCTTCATTAGAAAAGATTTTAGAATTAAAGCCAGATTTAATCATTACTTGGAATCCAGAAGATGTTGAAAAATATGAAAAAATTGCACCGACGATCGTCTTTTCTGATACAGCCTATAAATCTGCGACTGATGAGGTCAAAGCAATGGGCGAATTTTTAGGAAGGCAGGAAGAAGCAGACGCATTTGTCAAAGATTTTGAAAATCGCGTAACGAATGCACAACAAAAAATAAATGATGCGATACCAGAAGGTGCTACCTTTACAATTTTTGATGTATTTGAAAAAAATGCAACGGTTGTTGGGAATACAAGCGTATCAGGTGGCCGAGCGCTGTATCAAATTCTTGGTGTAAAACCACAAGAAAAAGTTCAGGAGCTTTTTGATACAAAGGAATCTAACGGTGGCCGCTATGATATCTCCTATGAAGTAGTAGGTGACTATGTTGGCGATTACGTCTTCGTTATTAATTTCTTTAATAAAGGTGGGCAATTCCCTCCAACTTGGACAAATCTTGATGTTGTCAAAAATAATAAAACAATTCCTTTAGAAGCCGAATATTATTTTGCTTCTGATCCGTTATCTGGACTCCATCAAGCAGAAGATTTAGCGGATAAAATAGTGGAATTTACAAAATCGCAGGAAAAATAA
- the rho gene encoding transcription termination factor Rho, with amino-acid sequence MSALTIAQLENMTLKELYALARQYKISYYSKLTKKELIFAILKTRSEQEGYFFMEGVLEIVSQEGFGFLRPINYSPSKEDIYISASQIRRFDLRNGDKVSGKVRPPKENERYYGLLQVDAVNGEDPEVAKERVHFPALTPLYPDRQIKLETTQRNLSTRIMDLVAPVGFGQRGLIVAPPKAGKTSLLKEIANAITTNHPEAELIVLLIDERPEEVTDIERSVNADVVSSTFDEVPENHVKVAEIVLERARRLVEHKRDVIILMDSITRLARAYNLVIPPSGRTLSGGIDPAAFHRPKRFFGSARNIEEGGSLTILATALVDTGSRMDEVIYEEFKGTGNLELHLDRQLAERRIFPALDIRRSGTRKEELLLEPEQLEKLWAIRKTFSDAPDFAERFLKKLRTTKSNEEFFEKLNEDMKKATKGKGLL; translated from the coding sequence ATGTCTGCATTGACAATCGCTCAATTAGAAAACATGACGTTAAAAGAGCTTTACGCCCTCGCACGCCAATACAAAATTTCGTATTATAGCAAACTAACGAAAAAGGAATTAATTTTCGCTATTTTGAAAACGCGTTCAGAGCAAGAGGGTTATTTCTTTATGGAAGGGGTACTTGAGATTGTTTCGCAAGAAGGCTTTGGCTTCCTTCGTCCAATAAATTACTCACCAAGTAAAGAAGATATTTATATTTCTGCTTCTCAAATTCGTCGTTTTGACCTTCGTAATGGGGATAAGGTGTCTGGAAAAGTACGCCCACCTAAAGAAAATGAACGCTACTATGGCCTACTACAGGTGGATGCTGTAAATGGAGAAGACCCTGAAGTAGCAAAAGAACGTGTTCACTTCCCAGCGTTAACGCCATTATATCCTGATCGACAAATTAAGCTTGAAACTACTCAGCGTAATCTATCAACTCGAATTATGGATTTAGTAGCACCAGTAGGATTTGGTCAACGTGGTTTAATCGTTGCGCCGCCAAAGGCTGGTAAAACATCGTTACTTAAAGAAATTGCCAACGCCATTACAACGAATCATCCTGAGGCTGAATTAATCGTCTTACTTATCGATGAGCGCCCTGAGGAAGTAACGGACATTGAGCGTTCTGTAAATGCGGATGTCGTGAGTTCTACATTCGATGAAGTACCAGAAAATCATGTGAAGGTAGCTGAAATCGTATTAGAACGAGCACGCCGTTTAGTAGAACATAAACGTGACGTTATTATTTTAATGGACTCTATTACTCGTCTTGCACGTGCTTACAACTTAGTGATTCCACCGAGCGGACGTACGCTTTCTGGTGGTATCGACCCTGCTGCCTTCCATAGACCAAAACGATTCTTCGGTTCTGCTCGTAATATCGAAGAAGGTGGTAGCTTAACAATTTTAGCTACAGCTTTAGTAGATACAGGATCACGTATGGATGAAGTAATCTATGAAGAATTTAAAGGGACTGGTAACTTAGAGTTGCACCTAGACCGACAATTAGCAGAGCGTCGTATTTTCCCTGCGCTTGATATTCGTCGTTCAGGTACGCGTAAGGAAGAATTACTTCTTGAACCAGAACAACTTGAGAAACTATGGGCAATTCGAAAAACATTTTCCGATGCCCCAGATTTTGCGGAGCGTTTCTTGAAAAAGCTGCGCACTACAAAATCAAACGAAGAATTTTTCGAAAAGTTAAATGAAGATATGAAAAAAGCCACTAAAGGTAAAGGGCTTCTTTAA